A stretch of Natator depressus isolate rNatDep1 chromosome 2, rNatDep2.hap1, whole genome shotgun sequence DNA encodes these proteins:
- the LOC141983413 gene encoding uncharacterized protein LOC141983413 isoform X7, whose product MITKFERGEELCVGDQQAPEGREILPSASRANWSRKKTKRQSDLEECHGNPDAQGTSSEKFKEKVLCKQTRRSSKLTGDPDLQSCGTKEKLLKCTECGKSFTRRQNLSTHKRIHTGERPYECSECGKRFSRMQHLVSHQRIHTGERPYQCTECGKSFSQKSNLLTHQTIHTGERPFKCTECGKRFSQRVYLTQHQKTHTGEKPHKCMECGKSFIQRKVLLTHLKSHAGEGGPYLCADCGKCFTTRPGLRYHQRIHTGERPYPCALCGKGFATNSRLKYHQRIHSGERPYQCSDCDKRFRHKSALASHQGIHTGERPYKCTKCGSSFRRRNGLVKHQRIHTGERPYPCAQCGKSFSTRSTLTDHQRTHTGERPYNCSHCGKSFNRVSQRRKHQRIHTKKRPECAECGKRFRSEKELATHQRVHTGEKPYQCPQCQRRYHRKNELAKHLKSHVGMKP is encoded by the coding sequence CAAATTGGTCCAGGAAGAAAACTAAAAGGCAATCGGACCTGGAAGAATGTCATGGAAATCCAGATGCTCAAGGGACCTCATCAGAAAAGTTCAAAGAGAAAGTTTTGTGCAAACAAACCAGAAGATCCAGCAAACTCACCGGTGACCCTGATCTCCAGAGCTGCGGCACAAAAGAGAAGCTGCTGAAATGTacggagtgtgggaaaagcttcaccaGGAGGCAGAATCTGAGCACGCACaagagaatccacactggagagagaccttACGAGTGCAGCGAATGTGGGAAGAGGTTCAGCCGCATGCAACACCTCGTGTCACaccagcgaatccacacaggagagcgaCCATACCAGTGCAccgagtgcgggaagagcttcagccAGAAGTCCAACCTTCTCACGCACCAGACCATCCACACCGGGGAGAGGCCCTTTAAATGCACGGAATGTGGGAAAAGGTTCAGCCAGAGAGTCTACCTGACCCAGCACCAGAAAACCCACACGGGAGAGAAGCCGCATAAATGCATGGAGTGCGGGAAGAGTTTCATCCAGAGGAAGGTGCTCCTGACGCACCTGAAAAGTCATGCCGGGGAGGGAGGGCCGTACCTATGTGCCGACTGTGGGAAATGCTTCACCACACGGCCAGGACTGAGGTatcaccagagaatccacaccggggagcggccgtaCCCCTGCGCCCTGTGCGGGAAAGGTTTCGCCACCAATTCCCGCCTGAAATATCATCAGCGGATCCATTCGGGAgagaggccttatcagtgcagcGACTGTGACAAACGCTTCCGGCACAAGTCGGCTCTGGCCTCCCACCAGGGCATCCACACCGGCGAGAGGCCTTACAAATGCACCAAGTGTGGGAGCAGCTTCCGCCGCCGGAACGGGCTTGTCAAGCACCAGAGGATCCACACGGGGGAGCGACCCTACCCGTGCGCgcagtgcgggaagagcttcagcaCGAGGAGCACACTCACCGATCATCAGAGGACCCACACCGGGGAGAGACCCTACAACTGCAGCcactgcgggaaaagcttcaaccGGGTCTCGCAGCGCCGGaaacaccagagaatccacacgaaAAAGCGACCGGAATGTGCCGAGTGTGGGAAAAGGTTCCGGAGTGAGAAGGAGCTCGCCACGCACCAGAGGGTCCACACTGGAGAGAAGCCATACCAGTGTCCCCAGTGCCAGAGGCGCTACCATCGGAAGAACGAACTGGCCAAGCACCTGAAAAGCCATGTGGGGATGAAGCCATAA
- the LOC141983413 gene encoding uncharacterized protein LOC141983413 isoform X6, with product MITKFERGEELCVGDQQAPEGREILPSASREFLCNFPSANWSRKKTKRQSDLEECHGNPDAQGTSSEKFKEKVLCKQTRRSSKLTGDPDLQSCGTKEKLLKCTECGKSFTRRQNLSTHKRIHTGERPYECSECGKRFSRMQHLVSHQRIHTGERPYQCTECGKSFSQKSNLLTHQTIHTGERPFKCTECGKRFSQRVYLTQHQKTHTGEKPHKCMECGKSFIQRKVLLTHLKSHAGEGGPYLCADCGKCFTTRPGLRYHQRIHTGERPYPCALCGKGFATNSRLKYHQRIHSGERPYQCSDCDKRFRHKSALASHQGIHTGERPYKCTKCGSSFRRRNGLVKHQRIHTGERPYPCAQCGKSFSTRSTLTDHQRTHTGERPYNCSHCGKSFNRVSQRRKHQRIHTKKRPECAECGKRFRSEKELATHQRVHTGEKPYQCPQCQRRYHRKNELAKHLKSHVGMKP from the coding sequence AATTTCTCTGTAATTTTCCATCAGCAAATTGGTCCAGGAAGAAAACTAAAAGGCAATCGGACCTGGAAGAATGTCATGGAAATCCAGATGCTCAAGGGACCTCATCAGAAAAGTTCAAAGAGAAAGTTTTGTGCAAACAAACCAGAAGATCCAGCAAACTCACCGGTGACCCTGATCTCCAGAGCTGCGGCACAAAAGAGAAGCTGCTGAAATGTacggagtgtgggaaaagcttcaccaGGAGGCAGAATCTGAGCACGCACaagagaatccacactggagagagaccttACGAGTGCAGCGAATGTGGGAAGAGGTTCAGCCGCATGCAACACCTCGTGTCACaccagcgaatccacacaggagagcgaCCATACCAGTGCAccgagtgcgggaagagcttcagccAGAAGTCCAACCTTCTCACGCACCAGACCATCCACACCGGGGAGAGGCCCTTTAAATGCACGGAATGTGGGAAAAGGTTCAGCCAGAGAGTCTACCTGACCCAGCACCAGAAAACCCACACGGGAGAGAAGCCGCATAAATGCATGGAGTGCGGGAAGAGTTTCATCCAGAGGAAGGTGCTCCTGACGCACCTGAAAAGTCATGCCGGGGAGGGAGGGCCGTACCTATGTGCCGACTGTGGGAAATGCTTCACCACACGGCCAGGACTGAGGTatcaccagagaatccacaccggggagcggccgtaCCCCTGCGCCCTGTGCGGGAAAGGTTTCGCCACCAATTCCCGCCTGAAATATCATCAGCGGATCCATTCGGGAgagaggccttatcagtgcagcGACTGTGACAAACGCTTCCGGCACAAGTCGGCTCTGGCCTCCCACCAGGGCATCCACACCGGCGAGAGGCCTTACAAATGCACCAAGTGTGGGAGCAGCTTCCGCCGCCGGAACGGGCTTGTCAAGCACCAGAGGATCCACACGGGGGAGCGACCCTACCCGTGCGCgcagtgcgggaagagcttcagcaCGAGGAGCACACTCACCGATCATCAGAGGACCCACACCGGGGAGAGACCCTACAACTGCAGCcactgcgggaaaagcttcaaccGGGTCTCGCAGCGCCGGaaacaccagagaatccacacgaaAAAGCGACCGGAATGTGCCGAGTGTGGGAAAAGGTTCCGGAGTGAGAAGGAGCTCGCCACGCACCAGAGGGTCCACACTGGAGAGAAGCCATACCAGTGTCCCCAGTGCCAGAGGCGCTACCATCGGAAGAACGAACTGGCCAAGCACCTGAAAAGCCATGTGGGGATGAAGCCATAA
- the LOC141983426 gene encoding zinc finger protein 42 homolog, with the protein MMRENYDHLISLAADFRLLKKEDEDDRENAENLGQRETPLRDFEKEYHSLFSIQGVNRTGQGSLAVGRRNKLDQAHLKGKHFETANPQQLSPDEKPHKCSECGKSFQKRGNLKRHFQTHTGERPYP; encoded by the exons ATGATGAGGGAGAATTACGATCATCTGATTTCACTAG CAGCTGATTTCAGGCTCCTAAAGAAGGAGGACGAGGATGATAGGGAAAATGCTGAGAACCTGGGACAACGCGAGACACCACTCAGAGACTTTGAAAAGGAATATCATTCGCTTTTTTCTATCCAGGGAGTAAACCGCACTGGTCAGGGCAGCCTTGCtgtggggaggagaaacaaaCTAGATCAAGCCCACCTGAAAGGAAAGCATTTTGAAACCGCAAATCCACAGCAGCTCAGCCCAGATGAGAAACCTCACAAATGTAGcgaatgtgggaaaagcttccagAAGCGTGGGAATCTGAAACGCCACTTTCAGACGCACACCGGGGAGAGACCCTACCCCTGA